In Microbacterium pumilum, the following proteins share a genomic window:
- a CDS encoding lycopene cyclase domain-containing protein, with translation MPGLYLGAIILSGLGVALLDARWRLAAWRSPARTGVAVAIGTLFFLTWDAVGIVSGVFVKGDSPLLLGVDLAPQLPLEEPFFLAFLCYVSLVLWAAAERILSRRERADAASASLGEGKR, from the coding sequence GTGCCGGGTCTCTACCTCGGGGCGATCATCCTGAGCGGCCTCGGCGTCGCACTGCTCGACGCTCGGTGGCGCCTCGCCGCCTGGCGGTCGCCGGCCAGGACAGGCGTGGCCGTGGCGATCGGCACGCTGTTCTTCCTCACGTGGGACGCGGTCGGCATCGTTTCGGGTGTGTTCGTCAAGGGTGACAGCCCGCTGCTGCTGGGCGTCGATCTGGCGCCGCAGCTGCCGCTCGAAGAGCCCTTCTTCCTCGCGTTCCTCTGCTACGTTTCGCTCGTGTTGTGGGCCGCCGCCGAACGCATCCTCAGCCGTCGAGAAAGGGCGGATGCGGCATCCGCATCGCTCGGCGAAGGGAAGCGATGA
- a CDS encoding phytoene/squalene synthase family protein, with amino-acid sequence MTRHRPADGTPTGLALYDKTAQDAAATVIAAYSTSFSLACRLLGARPRPHVRNVYALVRVADEIVDGPAAAAGLSPEMTQAVLDELEVETLRAIDRGFSANLVVHAFARTARECGIAEDLVRPFFASMRTDLSTTQHDDASHDAYVYGSAEVVGLMCLQVFVNAGAPHPIAPPSELVDGARRLGAAFQDVNFLRDLDDDESALGRDYLGLHSAGTSREAVLDRIDADLAAAAAAIPHLPADCRRAVTAAHDLFAELSSRLRSAPSARERVRVPDTVKARLAARAWLGFSPREVRT; translated from the coding sequence GTGACGCGCCACCGACCCGCGGACGGCACACCTACCGGCCTCGCCCTCTACGACAAGACCGCGCAGGATGCCGCAGCCACCGTGATCGCCGCGTACTCGACATCGTTCAGCCTCGCCTGCCGGCTGCTGGGGGCGAGACCGCGTCCTCATGTGCGAAATGTCTACGCACTCGTGCGCGTGGCTGACGAAATCGTCGACGGTCCCGCTGCGGCAGCGGGCCTGTCGCCGGAGATGACGCAAGCGGTGCTCGACGAGCTCGAGGTCGAGACCCTGCGGGCCATCGACCGGGGCTTCAGCGCGAACCTGGTGGTGCACGCGTTCGCCCGCACGGCCCGGGAGTGCGGCATTGCGGAGGATCTCGTGCGCCCGTTCTTCGCATCCATGCGCACCGATCTCTCGACGACCCAGCACGATGACGCCTCGCACGACGCGTACGTGTACGGCTCGGCCGAGGTCGTCGGTCTCATGTGCCTCCAGGTCTTCGTGAACGCCGGAGCGCCGCATCCGATCGCCCCTCCGAGCGAACTCGTCGACGGTGCGCGGCGCCTCGGAGCCGCCTTCCAAGACGTGAACTTCCTGCGCGATCTCGACGATGACGAGTCGGCGCTCGGTCGCGACTACCTGGGACTGCATTCAGCCGGGACGAGCAGGGAAGCAGTGCTCGACCGCATCGACGCCGACCTCGCCGCCGCCGCCGCCGCCATCCCGCACCTGCCCGCCGACTGTCGTCGTGCCGTCACGGCCGCCCACGACCTGTTCGCCGAGCTGTCGTCCCGCCTGCGCAGCGCACCGAGCGCTCGCGAGCGCGTGCGGGTGCCCGACACCGTCAAAGCACGACTGGCAGCCCGGGCGTGGCTCGGCTTCTCACCCCGCGAGGTGCGCACATGA
- the idi gene encoding isopentenyl-diphosphate Delta-isomerase: protein MTDTDHVVLLDDAGRAIGTAPKSSVHGTQTALHLAFSCHVLNDEGQVLVTRRALGKSAWPGVWSNSFCGHPKPAEPVIAAVHRRAEYELGLTLTHLELALPLFRYRATDANGIVEHEVCPVYTAHTTDEPVLNPLEVVDAKWVDPADLAVSLTTTPWAFSPWLVLQAEQLHLFDEVQRHRRAS, encoded by the coding sequence ATGACCGATACCGACCACGTGGTCCTCCTCGACGATGCCGGCCGAGCAATCGGCACGGCACCGAAGAGCAGTGTCCACGGCACGCAGACGGCACTCCATCTCGCATTCTCGTGCCACGTCCTCAACGACGAGGGGCAAGTACTCGTGACACGCCGGGCTCTCGGCAAGAGCGCGTGGCCGGGCGTGTGGAGCAATTCGTTCTGCGGTCATCCCAAGCCCGCAGAACCCGTCATCGCCGCCGTCCACCGGCGCGCAGAGTACGAGCTCGGCCTCACCCTGACTCATCTCGAGCTTGCACTCCCCCTGTTCCGCTACCGGGCAACGGACGCCAACGGCATCGTCGAGCACGAGGTGTGCCCGGTCTATACGGCGCACACCACCGACGAGCCGGTGCTCAACCCCCTCGAGGTCGTCGACGCGAAGTGGGTCGACCCCGCAGATCTGGCCGTGTCACTCACCACTACGCCGTGGGCGTTCAGCCCATGGCTCGTCCTCCAGGCGGAGCAGCTGCACCTGTTCGACGAGGTTCAACGCCACCGACGAGCATCATGA
- a CDS encoding prenyltransferase, which produces MTVAPPIRPSVAVRQLLVSSRPVSWINTAYPFAAAYLLAARQVDATLVIGTLFFLVPYNLAMYGINDVFDYESDLRNPRKGGAHGAVLDIRLHRLILWAAALSCLPFVVYLVIVGSPWSWLVLAASLFFVVFYSAPPLRLKEVPFADSITSSIHFFSPAVYALVLAGAAWTWQLVAVIVAFALWGVASHAFGAVQDVVADRTAGISSIATARGARWTVRFSLACYAGAALVILFTAWPGPLAAVAVVPYLVLVWPFRNITDETATEATRGWRRFLWVNQLAGFVVTLLLIWYALLTA; this is translated from the coding sequence GTGACCGTGGCTCCGCCCATCCGCCCGTCGGTCGCGGTGCGCCAGCTGCTCGTGTCGTCACGACCGGTCAGCTGGATCAACACCGCGTACCCCTTCGCCGCGGCGTACCTCCTCGCGGCCCGTCAAGTGGACGCGACCTTGGTGATCGGAACGCTGTTCTTCCTCGTGCCGTACAACCTGGCGATGTACGGGATCAACGACGTGTTCGACTACGAGTCCGACCTTCGCAACCCGCGCAAGGGCGGTGCCCATGGCGCCGTGCTCGACATCCGGCTGCACCGTCTGATCCTGTGGGCGGCGGCCCTCTCGTGTCTGCCGTTCGTCGTGTACCTCGTCATCGTCGGCTCGCCCTGGTCGTGGCTCGTGCTCGCGGCGAGCCTGTTCTTCGTCGTCTTCTACAGCGCCCCTCCGCTTCGCCTGAAGGAGGTGCCGTTCGCCGATTCGATCACGAGCAGCATCCACTTCTTCTCCCCCGCCGTCTACGCGCTCGTACTGGCGGGCGCCGCGTGGACGTGGCAGCTCGTCGCCGTGATCGTGGCGTTCGCGCTGTGGGGGGTGGCGTCGCACGCCTTCGGCGCGGTGCAGGATGTCGTCGCCGACCGCACGGCCGGCATCTCATCGATCGCGACGGCGCGCGGCGCACGCTGGACGGTGCGATTCTCCCTGGCCTGCTACGCCGGAGCAGCGCTCGTGATCCTTTTCACGGCGTGGCCGGGCCCGCTGGCCGCGGTTGCCGTCGTGCCCTACCTCGTGCTCGTGTGGCCATTCCGCAACATCACCGACGAGACCGCGACAGAGGCGACGAGGGGCTGGCGCCGGTTCCTCTGGGTGAACCAGCTCGCCGGCTTCGTCGTGACTCTGCTGCTGATCTGGTACGCGCTGCTGACTGCCTGA
- a CDS encoding UPF0182 family protein, which produces MTTTSAPTPATPSRTRRIVAISLAIIAALVVAFFIFANLYADWLWYDQLTFSSVLLTQWIARVVMFVVGFLGMAVPVWLAIQLAYRLRPVYARLSSQLDRYQEVVEPLRRLAMWGIPIFFGFFAGFATSAQWETTWLWFNGVQTKLTDPQFGMDTGFYLFAMPFYSALLGFTSAVLMVCLLVTAIVSYLYGSVRIGQRELRISKAARIQVAVLAGLYLLVQGASLWLDRYKTLVEPGDRITGPGYTGVNAIIPGQTILAIVAVVVAILFFVTAIIGRWRYPLIATGLLIVSAIVLGVGYPWVVNTFQVKPNQLALEGQFYQRNIDMTKEAYGIDGLDKIPFNATTNVEAGQLREDAATTAQIRIMDPAIISPTVRQLEQYRAYYQFKDPLDVDRYEIDGKSQDTVVSVRELNVDQLGAAASWQNSTLVYTHGYGLVAAAGNKRTTDGNPVFLERGIPAAGFLSDSEDFEPRVYFGEYSAPYSIVGAPKDAEPIELDYPSGANGAGETKTTFEGNGGPNIGSVFNRLIYALKFQSEQILFSDYLNQDSQILYDRDPSVRVQKAAPYLELDSDPYPSVVNGRVVWIIDGYTLSANYPYSTTVSLQDAITDANNTAPRFALDDINYIRNSVKATVDAYDGSVTLYAWDETDPMLQAWQKIYPSTLKPISEMSGELMSHVRYPTDLFKVQRALLGVYHVDNAQSFYQRDNAWATPNDPQTDARLQPPYYLTMQMPGQKVPAFSMFTTFIPSSEGNNSRNVLMGYLAVDSNAGGKAGVKSKEYGKLRMLEISADDTIPGPGQVQNTFNSDPVISAQINILKQGQSEVLNGNLLTLPVGGGLLYVQPVFVQASSGTQLPALQKVLVAFGDNIAFEPTLDEALDVLFQGDSGASAGDTGVEPSPGSTPTPTPTPGETPTDDYQAALEDARQAMLDRDAALKDGDLTAFAEADDRLTAAVEKLLALGTQP; this is translated from the coding sequence GTGACCACGACCTCGGCGCCGACTCCGGCCACACCCTCCCGCACCCGACGGATCGTCGCGATCTCCCTCGCGATCATCGCCGCGCTCGTCGTGGCCTTCTTCATCTTCGCGAACCTGTACGCGGACTGGCTCTGGTACGACCAGTTGACGTTCAGTTCCGTGCTGCTCACGCAGTGGATCGCACGTGTCGTGATGTTCGTCGTCGGGTTCCTGGGCATGGCTGTGCCGGTTTGGCTCGCCATCCAGCTCGCCTATCGCCTCCGCCCGGTTTACGCGCGACTGAGCTCCCAGCTCGACCGCTACCAGGAGGTCGTCGAACCCCTCCGCCGGCTCGCGATGTGGGGCATCCCGATCTTCTTCGGCTTCTTCGCCGGCTTCGCGACATCCGCCCAGTGGGAGACCACCTGGCTGTGGTTCAACGGCGTCCAGACGAAGCTCACCGACCCGCAGTTCGGGATGGACACGGGGTTCTACCTGTTCGCGATGCCGTTCTACAGCGCGCTGCTCGGCTTCACCTCGGCGGTGCTGATGGTGTGCCTGCTGGTGACGGCGATCGTGTCGTACCTGTACGGATCGGTGCGGATCGGTCAGCGCGAACTCCGCATCTCGAAGGCCGCGCGCATCCAGGTCGCCGTGCTCGCCGGCCTCTATCTGCTGGTGCAGGGGGCGAGCCTGTGGCTCGACCGCTACAAGACCCTCGTCGAGCCCGGCGATCGCATCACGGGCCCCGGCTACACCGGGGTCAACGCCATCATCCCCGGTCAGACGATCCTCGCGATCGTCGCCGTGGTCGTGGCGATCCTGTTCTTCGTCACCGCCATCATCGGGCGCTGGCGCTACCCTCTCATCGCGACGGGCCTGCTCATCGTGTCGGCCATCGTGCTGGGTGTCGGCTATCCCTGGGTCGTGAACACCTTCCAGGTGAAGCCCAACCAGCTGGCGCTCGAGGGGCAGTTCTACCAGCGCAACATCGACATGACCAAAGAGGCGTACGGCATCGATGGGCTCGACAAGATCCCGTTCAACGCCACCACCAATGTCGAGGCCGGCCAGTTGCGTGAGGATGCGGCGACCACCGCGCAGATCCGCATCATGGACCCGGCGATCATCAGCCCCACCGTCCGTCAGCTCGAGCAGTACCGCGCGTACTACCAGTTCAAGGATCCGCTCGATGTCGACCGCTACGAGATCGACGGCAAGTCGCAGGACACGGTGGTGTCGGTGCGCGAGCTCAACGTCGACCAGCTGGGCGCGGCCGCGTCGTGGCAGAACTCCACACTCGTGTACACCCACGGGTACGGCCTGGTCGCGGCGGCGGGCAACAAGCGCACGACGGACGGCAACCCCGTGTTCCTGGAGCGCGGCATCCCCGCGGCGGGCTTCCTCTCCGACAGCGAGGACTTCGAGCCCCGCGTGTATTTCGGTGAGTACTCCGCCCCGTATTCGATCGTCGGAGCGCCGAAGGACGCGGAGCCGATCGAGCTCGACTACCCGTCCGGTGCGAACGGCGCGGGTGAGACGAAAACGACGTTCGAGGGCAACGGCGGACCGAACATCGGCAGCGTCTTCAACCGCCTCATCTACGCGCTGAAGTTCCAGTCCGAGCAGATCCTGTTCTCGGACTACCTGAACCAGGACTCACAGATCCTCTACGACCGCGACCCGAGCGTCCGCGTGCAGAAGGCCGCGCCCTACCTCGAGCTCGACAGCGACCCGTACCCCAGCGTGGTGAACGGTCGCGTGGTGTGGATCATCGACGGCTACACGCTGAGCGCGAACTACCCGTACTCGACGACGGTGAGCCTGCAGGACGCGATCACCGACGCGAACAACACCGCGCCCCGCTTCGCTCTCGACGACATCAACTACATCCGCAACTCGGTGAAGGCGACAGTCGACGCGTACGACGGCTCGGTGACGCTCTACGCGTGGGATGAGACGGATCCGATGCTGCAGGCATGGCAGAAGATCTACCCGTCGACTCTCAAGCCGATCTCCGAGATGTCCGGCGAGCTCATGAGCCACGTGCGGTACCCCACCGACCTGTTCAAGGTGCAGCGGGCCCTGCTCGGCGTCTACCACGTCGACAACGCGCAGTCGTTCTACCAGCGCGACAACGCGTGGGCGACCCCGAACGACCCGCAGACCGACGCGCGTCTGCAGCCGCCGTACTACCTGACCATGCAGATGCCGGGGCAGAAGGTGCCCGCATTCTCGATGTTCACGACCTTCATCCCATCGTCCGAAGGCAACAACAGCCGCAACGTTCTGATGGGGTATCTGGCGGTCGATTCGAACGCCGGGGGCAAAGCGGGAGTGAAGAGCAAGGAGTACGGCAAACTCCGAATGCTCGAGATATCCGCGGACGATACGATCCCGGGTCCTGGGCAGGTGCAGAACACCTTCAACTCGGATCCGGTGATCTCGGCGCAGATCAACATTCTGAAACAGGGCCAGTCCGAGGTGCTCAACGGCAACCTGCTGACGCTGCCGGTCGGAGGCGGTCTGCTGTACGTGCAGCCCGTGTTCGTGCAGGCCTCCAGCGGCACTCAGCTGCCTGCGCTGCAGAAGGTGCTGGTCGCGTTCGGCGACAACATCGCCTTCGAGCCGACCCTGGACGAGGCGCTCGACGTGTTGTTCCAGGGCGACTCCGGAGCGTCTGCCGGCGACACCGGCGTCGAGCCGTCACCGGGATCGACACCGACCCCGACGCCGACTCCGGGCGAGACGCCGACCGACGACTACCAGGCCGCCCTCGAGGACGCACGACAGGCGATGCTGGATCGGGATGCGGCGCTCAAGGATGGCGACCTGACGGCATTCGCCGAGGCCGACGACCGCCTCACCGCAGCCGTCGAGAAGCTCCTCGCCCTCGGTACGCAGCCGTAG
- a CDS encoding polyprenyl synthetase family protein — translation MIGLAPRAAIDLAIGDALGRVRNRAESLGGGFPALAGAVSRAAGGGKRFRPALVTAAFESFGGDLDESPALYPVAAAFELLHTAFVIHDDVIDHDTVRRGVPNVSGEFRTRARRNGADPAGAALLGDAAAILAGDLLLHEAFRLVALADLDAATRAHLFDLFDDAVLVSAAGELADVEHSVAADLAEPGAILDATYNKTAIYSFSAPLEAGAVLAGAPHDAQIVLHGAGGRLGLAYQLVDDLIGAFGSREQAGREAGVDLRESKRTPLVALARESALWPRVSDALALAHTGPIAVREAQRVLEESGARLRLRALIDETLDEVRAASHEEALTPAAGVLLRELADGIEGRVP, via the coding sequence ATGATCGGCCTGGCCCCCCGCGCTGCGATCGACCTCGCGATCGGCGACGCGCTGGGTCGCGTGAGAAATCGAGCTGAGAGCCTCGGTGGCGGCTTTCCCGCCCTGGCGGGGGCCGTGTCGCGCGCGGCCGGCGGCGGAAAGCGATTCCGCCCGGCGCTCGTCACAGCGGCGTTCGAGTCGTTCGGCGGAGATCTCGACGAGTCACCGGCCCTGTATCCGGTCGCGGCGGCATTCGAACTCCTCCACACCGCATTCGTGATCCACGACGACGTGATCGATCACGACACGGTGCGCCGGGGCGTCCCGAACGTCTCCGGTGAGTTCCGCACACGCGCGCGCCGGAACGGAGCTGACCCTGCCGGCGCAGCTCTTCTGGGCGACGCAGCCGCGATCCTCGCCGGTGACCTCCTCCTGCACGAGGCGTTCCGCCTGGTGGCACTCGCCGACCTCGATGCCGCGACACGGGCTCACCTGTTCGATCTGTTCGACGATGCCGTGCTGGTCTCGGCCGCGGGCGAGCTGGCGGATGTCGAGCACAGCGTCGCGGCCGACCTCGCCGAGCCCGGCGCGATCCTCGATGCGACATACAACAAGACGGCCATCTACTCCTTCAGCGCACCGCTCGAGGCCGGAGCCGTGCTCGCCGGTGCGCCACATGATGCCCAGATCGTGCTGCACGGCGCGGGTGGTCGGCTCGGCCTCGCATACCAGCTCGTGGACGACCTCATCGGCGCATTCGGGTCGCGTGAGCAGGCCGGGCGTGAGGCGGGCGTCGATCTCCGGGAGTCCAAGCGCACCCCGCTCGTCGCCCTCGCACGCGAAAGCGCGCTGTGGCCACGCGTCAGCGACGCGCTGGCCCTCGCACACACCGGCCCCATCGCAGTGCGCGAAGCCCAGCGCGTCCTCGAGGAGAGCGGGGCACGCCTGCGGCTGCGCGCCCTCATCGATGAGACGCTCGACGAAGTCCGGGCGGCGTCGCACGAAGAGGCCCTCACACCGGCCGCGGGCGTCCTGCTCCGGGAGCTCGCCGACGGCATCGAAGGACGCGTCCCGTGA
- a CDS encoding MarR family winged helix-turn-helix transcriptional regulator: MSERWSPQTPHDLSVMQVLQAIRALSDAMDRMHGGMKGDMDMNATDLAALRMLIMREQREEAVRPQDLARHLRISTASTTKLLDRLSGSGHVERRPHPRDGRAQVIVLTDGSRRAFFRHFGERLQKMRVVADRYDDDELALITRFLGELGDVLDPQ, from the coding sequence ATGTCGGAAAGATGGTCGCCGCAGACCCCGCATGATCTCTCGGTCATGCAGGTGCTTCAGGCGATCCGCGCCCTGAGTGACGCCATGGATCGCATGCATGGCGGCATGAAGGGCGACATGGACATGAACGCCACCGACCTGGCTGCACTCCGCATGCTCATCATGCGCGAACAGCGAGAAGAGGCTGTCAGGCCGCAGGACCTCGCCCGGCACCTGCGCATCTCCACAGCATCGACCACGAAGCTGCTCGACCGTCTGTCGGGGTCGGGGCACGTCGAGCGACGTCCGCACCCTCGGGATGGCCGCGCGCAGGTGATCGTGCTCACCGACGGGTCCCGGCGCGCGTTCTTCCGCCACTTCGGCGAGCGGCTGCAGAAGATGCGCGTCGTCGCCGATCGCTACGACGATGACGAGCTCGCGCTCATCACGAGGTTCCTCGGCGAGCTGGGCGATGTGCTCGACCCTCAGTAG
- a CDS encoding DUF6328 family protein, which produces MPSRRDAEPYDDQVDGRDESPSERADRNWIEVLQELRVMQTGTQILTGFLLALAFQPAFAELSGGQRTLYLVLVVLSALSSIVALAPVALHRLLFKRRAKQVVVEYGHAALITALVTVSILLIGVVAFVFDVVVGPAAALIAFVALSAVVVALWIVAPLVLRARHTAGEI; this is translated from the coding sequence ATGCCCTCACGCCGCGACGCGGAACCATACGACGACCAGGTCGACGGTCGCGATGAGAGCCCTTCCGAACGCGCGGACCGCAACTGGATCGAAGTGCTGCAGGAACTGCGGGTCATGCAGACCGGCACGCAGATTCTCACGGGGTTCCTTCTCGCGCTGGCGTTCCAGCCGGCGTTCGCCGAACTCAGCGGGGGACAGCGCACGCTCTACCTCGTGCTCGTCGTGCTCTCGGCGCTCAGCTCGATCGTGGCGCTGGCTCCCGTGGCCTTGCATCGCCTCCTCTTCAAGCGACGCGCTAAACAGGTCGTGGTGGAATACGGTCATGCGGCCCTCATCACCGCTCTGGTGACCGTGTCGATCCTCCTCATCGGAGTGGTGGCGTTCGTCTTCGACGTCGTCGTCGGCCCCGCCGCGGCCTTGATCGCATTCGTGGCGCTCTCGGCGGTCGTCGTGGCACTGTGGATCGTCGCGCCGCTCGTGCTGCGCGCACGTCACACCGCAGGGGAGATCTGA
- a CDS encoding carbon-nitrogen hydrolase family protein, with amino-acid sequence MTASHTLPIAVAQFAPTTDAAANLVVIAELVAAASDRGARVVVFPEYSSYFVDPFDESLAEHAQDIDGPFVEGLISIAAARDVVLVAGLVERAGDGRRVRNAVVAVDGGGVLARYRKLHLYDAFGQRESDWVEPGELGATETFEVDGLRFGLMTCYDLRFPEVGRVLADAGADVFIVPSEWVRGPLKEHHWRTLIHARAIENTVFVVAADHPPPLGVGNSMIVDPQGVELACVGTATDVAVAHLDREAVARVRRVNPALRLRRFDVSPRT; translated from the coding sequence ATGACCGCGTCGCACACGCTGCCGATCGCCGTCGCACAGTTCGCCCCGACGACGGATGCTGCAGCCAACCTGGTGGTCATCGCCGAGCTTGTGGCCGCGGCATCCGATCGAGGCGCACGCGTCGTCGTCTTCCCGGAGTACTCGAGCTACTTCGTCGACCCCTTCGACGAGTCGCTCGCCGAGCACGCGCAGGACATCGACGGCCCGTTCGTCGAAGGTCTGATCAGCATCGCCGCGGCACGAGACGTCGTACTCGTGGCGGGTCTCGTCGAGCGCGCCGGCGACGGCAGGCGCGTGCGCAATGCGGTCGTCGCGGTCGACGGCGGCGGAGTGCTCGCGCGCTATCGCAAGCTGCACCTCTACGACGCGTTCGGACAGCGAGAGTCGGATTGGGTCGAACCCGGGGAGCTCGGGGCCACCGAGACCTTCGAGGTCGACGGGCTGCGGTTCGGGCTGATGACGTGCTACGACCTGCGGTTCCCTGAGGTCGGCCGCGTGCTGGCCGATGCCGGCGCCGACGTGTTCATCGTCCCGTCGGAGTGGGTGCGCGGGCCGCTGAAGGAGCACCACTGGCGCACTCTCATCCATGCCCGCGCGATCGAGAACACCGTGTTCGTCGTGGCCGCAGACCACCCGCCGCCGCTCGGGGTCGGCAACTCCATGATCGTCGATCCGCAGGGCGTCGAACTGGCGTGCGTCGGAACAGCCACCGATGTGGCCGTCGCCCACCTCGATCGCGAGGCGGTCGCACGCGTGCGGCGTGTCAACCCGGCTCTCCGGCTCCGACGGTTCGACGTCTCACCGCGAACCTGA
- the crtI gene encoding phytoene desaturase family protein: protein MTGRDPGRAVVIGGGIAGLATAALLGAEGWSVTVFEARGDVGGRAGTWEQGGFRFDTGPSWYLMPEVFDHFFRLLGTSAERELDLVDLDPAYRTFSEPSTGYSPVDIRSGREEATALFEGIEPGAGARLDAYLDSAADAYELSVTRFLYDTYESGSGLRDPVLLRRLPQLAPLLTRTLASHIERRFSDPRLQQILGYPAVFLGGSPYRMPSLYHLMSHLDLDDGVRYPRGGFTEIIRAIERLALARGVVVEKNAEVVQIETAPPDGPRVSGSTAVATGVVLADGRRIEADLVVSAADLHHTETALLPRELQTYPEKWWASKQPSPGALLIMLGVEGELPQLAHHTLLFTDDWRGNFDDIFGRHPRIPQPASVYICRPSATDPTVAPAGHENLFVLVPVPADPSLGRGGLDGDGDAAVETAADRVIEQLASWCGIPDLADRVVVRRTVAPGDFAADLHAWRGNALGLAHTLSQSAVFRPRNASRKVDGLVYAGSSVLPGIGLPMCLISAELVLKRLRGDRSPGPLPEPARV, encoded by the coding sequence ATGACGGGCCGCGATCCCGGCCGCGCCGTGGTCATCGGCGGGGGTATCGCCGGACTCGCGACCGCAGCCCTGCTCGGCGCTGAGGGCTGGTCGGTCACGGTCTTCGAGGCCCGAGGGGATGTCGGCGGCCGGGCCGGAACGTGGGAGCAGGGCGGGTTCCGCTTCGACACCGGTCCGAGCTGGTACCTCATGCCCGAGGTGTTCGACCACTTCTTCCGCCTGCTCGGCACGAGCGCCGAGCGCGAACTCGACCTGGTCGACCTCGACCCCGCCTACCGCACGTTCTCCGAACCGTCCACCGGCTACTCCCCTGTCGACATCCGGTCCGGTCGGGAAGAGGCGACCGCATTGTTCGAGGGCATCGAGCCGGGCGCCGGCGCCCGCCTCGACGCGTACCTCGACTCCGCGGCAGACGCCTACGAGCTCTCCGTCACGCGCTTCCTTTACGACACGTACGAGAGCGGGTCGGGTCTTCGCGATCCGGTGCTGCTGCGACGGCTTCCGCAGCTCGCACCGCTCCTCACCCGCACCCTCGCGTCGCACATCGAGCGCCGCTTCAGCGACCCTCGGCTGCAGCAGATCCTCGGCTACCCCGCGGTGTTCCTCGGCGGTTCGCCCTACCGCATGCCGAGTCTGTACCACCTCATGAGTCACCTCGATCTGGATGACGGTGTTCGCTACCCCCGAGGGGGCTTCACCGAGATCATCCGCGCGATCGAGCGGCTCGCCCTCGCGCGGGGCGTCGTCGTCGAGAAGAATGCGGAAGTGGTGCAGATCGAAACGGCGCCACCCGACGGTCCACGCGTGTCCGGCTCCACCGCGGTGGCCACCGGTGTCGTGCTGGCGGATGGACGCCGCATCGAGGCGGACCTCGTCGTGTCGGCAGCCGACCTGCACCACACCGAGACGGCGCTGCTTCCGCGCGAGCTGCAGACCTACCCCGAGAAGTGGTGGGCTTCCAAGCAGCCGAGCCCCGGCGCGCTCCTCATCATGCTCGGCGTCGAGGGCGAGCTCCCCCAGCTCGCCCACCACACCCTCTTGTTCACGGACGATTGGCGAGGCAACTTCGACGACATCTTCGGCCGGCACCCGCGGATTCCCCAGCCCGCGTCTGTGTACATCTGCCGCCCAAGCGCGACCGACCCCACCGTCGCGCCGGCGGGGCACGAGAATCTGTTCGTGCTCGTACCGGTGCCCGCCGATCCTTCCCTGGGCCGGGGCGGTCTCGACGGGGACGGCGACGCCGCCGTCGAGACCGCCGCCGACCGGGTGATCGAGCAGCTCGCGTCGTGGTGCGGCATCCCCGACCTCGCCGATCGCGTCGTCGTGCGCCGCACCGTCGCACCCGGCGACTTCGCGGCCGACCTGCACGCCTGGCGCGGCAATGCGCTCGGCCTCGCCCACACGCTGTCGCAGAGCGCGGTGTTCCGCCCGCGCAATGCGTCACGCAAGGTCGATGGGCTCGTCTACGCGGGCTCATCCGTGCTGCCCGGAATCGGACTGCCGATGTGTCTGATCTCGGCGGAACTCGTGCTCAAGCGCCTGCGTGGCGACCGCTCGCCCGGACCCCTCCCCGAGCCCGCGAGGGTCTGA
- a CDS encoding lycopene cyclase domain-containing protein, with protein MMYALIVVPFAIATAIVVFATARRPGFGRRMAASGIAAAVLGALTAVFDSLMIAAGLFTYPPEHLIGVRIGLAPIEDFSYAVCAAFLVPAIFTLLTPMRERS; from the coding sequence ATGATGTACGCGCTCATCGTGGTTCCCTTCGCGATCGCGACGGCGATCGTCGTGTTCGCGACCGCCCGCCGGCCGGGTTTCGGGCGTCGAATGGCGGCCTCGGGGATCGCCGCCGCCGTGCTCGGCGCTCTGACCGCGGTCTTCGACAGCTTGATGATCGCGGCGGGACTGTTCACCTATCCGCCCGAGCATCTCATCGGCGTGCGAATCGGGCTGGCGCCTATCGAGGACTTCTCGTACGCGGTGTGCGCCGCCTTCCTGGTGCCGGCGATCTTCACGCTGCTCACCCCGATGCGGGAGCGTTCGTGA